The Hymenobacter sp. DG25A nucleotide sequence CCGCTTCCGGGTAAAGCACCACACGCTCATTGATAGTGCAAACTTTGCGGCGTTGATTCCGGGTATGGTGGCTGTAATGCGCGGCGGTACGGCCGCCAGCTCCAGCCTGGCCGACGTGGGCATAACGGTAGCCGGCAAAACCGGCACGGTGCAAAACGACCAGGGCGACGACCACGCGGCCTTCGTGGGCTTTGCCCCCGCTGATCATCCCAAAATAGCCGTGGCGGTTTATATTGAAAATGCCGGGTTTGGGGCCGAGGCCGCCGCTCCCTGTGCCGTACTGGTAATGGAAAAATACCTGCGCGGCAGCGTAGCTCCGCGCCGCAAACGGTGGGAAGGCCGCATTCAGAAAGAGGCCCGGCGCGAGGAGTAAGCGGCACGCCCGAGGTTAATCCGCGGCATTTAAGCTTCTGCGCCTATTTTCACGAAATTATTTGTGAGAGGAATGTTTAGAGCGTTATATGTTAGCCTGCTGGCAGTGTTGCTGGCCAGTGAAGTAAAAGGCCAGTCGTTGGCGGGCGTGTGGCAGGGGGCGGAAAGTGAAACTGGTCAGCCGGGTATGGCGTGGCCTACAGTGCTGCGCCTGCAGTATGGCGAGAGCAAGACCATGTTTGGAGTACTGTACCAGGAAATTCTGCACGACCCCGGCTCGTCAGTATCCTTCCAGATACAGGGCACCCAGGCAGGCACCCAGCTCCAGATAACTGAAACGCGGGTTTTGTATCAACGATTCCGCGACCCGGATAACTACTGGTGCCAGGGCGCCGTCACTTTCACCTACGACGCGGCCGAAGAAAAACTGACCGGCCGGGCCACCTATCGGCCCGTCGGCACCTGCGACTTCGGCAAGTTTACCCTTTACCGCATCAAGCTAAAATCGGCGGCTACGGTGCCGGCGGGCAAGCCCACCACCATACACGTGACGGGCCGTGAGGTGCAATGGTACGCCGATGCGGAGCTAAACCAGCCGGTAAACCGAGGGGGCACTTTCCGCACCAGCCTTACTAAAACCACTACGTTTTACCTTACACAGGGGTATTATCCCACTTCGCAGCAAACGCCGGTGGCAGTTACTATTCAGGTAGTCCCGCCCAAAAGTGCGCCCAAAACGCCATTAGCTGTTCGCCCGCCGGCAAAGCAGCCGGCCCCGGCTGCCGGCAAAAAGCTGCCCGCCGCTGCTCCGTTGGTAACTACTACCCCCGTGGTGTTACCGAAAGTGTTGTTCTTCCTTGGCACGGCGGAGCTGTTGCCGGCGGGCGAGGCCTCCCTGCATCAGCTGGTCCGGGAGCTGCGTGCCCGTCCTGCGCTCAAAATCCGGGTGGCAGGCCACACCGACCAGGTTGGCGAAGACCAGAAAAACCTGGCTCTATCGGAAAAACGAGCTGCCACGGTAAAGGCCTTTTTGTTGAGAGCGGGCATCGACCCGGCGCGCATCAGCACCATCGGGTACGGCGGGGCGCACCCCCTGTTTCCCTCACCCGATGCCCGCAACCGGCGCGTGGAAGTAGAGGAAATGCGTGATTGAAAATCAGCGTGGTACTTCCACGATTAATCCTACGGGCTACCCTTCGCCGCGTAGTTTAATCTGCGTTAGCTACCATTTGCCGTTGTACTAAGCCCATATACTTCTAGATGATAGCCGGAAGAAACTGAACAGGTATTACGATTTATCTATATAGATTGACCCCGATTTCATCTTCCCCTCCTTAGGCAATGAAGTCAGATAGTGTCTTTTTCCTCCTTCTATCCGCTCATGCGTATCCGTCATCCGTTTGCCTTTGCCCTGGTACCAGTTGCAGCGCTGCTAACTGCCGCTGGCTTCTCTACTCCTTCCGCTGTTGCGCCGGGGGCGCCGGCTAATTTCACACAGGGCATTATTACCACCAGGGTATCGCTGCCGGGCAATCCTTATGATAAACTGCTGAGTCAGATTGACCCCACCAAGGGTAATGTGCAGGCGCAGATGCAACAGCTGGCCATGCGCATGACGCCGGCCGAGCAGCAGCAGTTTCAGGCCGAAGCGGAAAAGATAAATCCGGCCCTGGTGATGGGCGCCATGATGCTGCCCCGCAAAGGCACTATCTACTTCCGTGGCCAGGAAGCCCGCGTAAGCACCGATGGCCTGTCCTATCATCTTGAAAACTACTTCGACGGGGCTAAAAACACCGGTCTGTTCCTTCTGGCCGCCCAGGCCAGCCCCGAGCGGGTAGCTTACACCTACAACGCCACTTCCCTGAAAAAGAGCTGGCAGAGCATTGTGGTGACGGAAGAAGACTATACGCTGAAGACCTCCACCGAAACCAGCCTGATAGCCGGTTACCCCAGCCAGAAAGCCACTTACACCCTGAAACCAGGCGCTGCGGCCCCTGCCACTAATACCGACAACCCCGGCGAGATGAGCCAGAAGCCGGTAGCCCTGGATGTCTGGACATCGGTGCAGATTCCGCACATGCTGAATTTCGCTCACCCTGTGTACGTCAAGGAAAAGTATGGCATCACCAGGCTGGTGGTTTACTTTGATAAGGAACGTCGGCAGAAGATGGTGTATGAGTTTGCCAGTGTGCAGCTCAAGACCATAACGCCCCAGGACCTGCAGATTAAAGCCAACACCCCCATTCTGGACTATGCCAAAGACGAGCTGCAAATCGGTATGAAGTCGTTGGCCATTATGCTGGGCGGTGGCGGCCTCCAGCAGTCGGGCCCGTCTACCGACGACGAATAGTTGTTTTCTGGATCAGCACTTACAACGGCCCGTTCCTACATCAGGAGAGGGCCGTTTTGTATCTCAGGCACCCGAGGCTGCGTTACCTAACCCCAGCACATTTCCGGAGTTATTTGTTCTGTTCCGCATCAGCATCTTACCACCAGCTTCTCTTTATGACCATTACCATCGCCCAAAACTCTACCCAACCACTCACTGTCTCCCGCCTGGGCTACGGCACTATGCGCCTCACCGGCCCGGAAATTTGGGGCGAGCCCGCTAACCGCGCCGAGGCGCTGCAGATTCTCCGGACCGCCCTGGAGGCGGGCGTGAACTTCCTGGACACCGCCGACTACTACGGCGAGGACGTGACCAACCGCCTGATTCAGGAAGCCCTGCACCCATATGCTTCCGACCTGGTGATTTGCACCAAAGTAGGCGCCACCCGCCGGCCCGATAAAAGCTGGGCACCCTTCATCCGGCCCGAAAACCTGCGCACCAGCATCGAAAATAACCTGCGCACTCTTAAGCAGGAA carries:
- a CDS encoding OmpA family protein: MFRALYVSLLAVLLASEVKGQSLAGVWQGAESETGQPGMAWPTVLRLQYGESKTMFGVLYQEILHDPGSSVSFQIQGTQAGTQLQITETRVLYQRFRDPDNYWCQGAVTFTYDAAEEKLTGRATYRPVGTCDFGKFTLYRIKLKSAATVPAGKPTTIHVTGREVQWYADAELNQPVNRGGTFRTSLTKTTTFYLTQGYYPTSQQTPVAVTIQVVPPKSAPKTPLAVRPPAKQPAPAAGKKLPAAAPLVTTTPVVLPKVLFFLGTAELLPAGEASLHQLVRELRARPALKIRVAGHTDQVGEDQKNLALSEKRAATVKAFLLRAGIDPARISTIGYGGAHPLFPSPDARNRRVEVEEMRD